The Centroberyx gerrardi isolate f3 chromosome 24, fCenGer3.hap1.cur.20231027, whole genome shotgun sequence genome includes a region encoding these proteins:
- the cdc123 gene encoding translation initiation factor eIF2 assembly protein isoform X2, whose protein sequence is MKKEQVVNCQFSVWYPIFKKHTIKSLILPLPQNVIDYLLDDGTLVVSGSDHNTQRTHTNSSDSDAEEDIQWSDDETTTTVTAPEFPEFTCKVLEAINALGGRVFPKLNWSAPRDANWIALNSSLQCQSLSDVFLLFKSSDFITHDLTQPFLQCSDHDSPDPAISYELVLRKWSELIPGGEFRCFVKENKLIGISQRDYTQYYQHISKQEPQISQALQEFFSQHIQYHFPDEDFVFDVYRDSRGRVWLIDLNPFGEVTDSLLFSWEELTSGTSLSANQEEGETAQQQEGPAFRYTTSEVTVQPSPCLSYRIPRDFVDLSTGEDAYKLIDFLKLKKSQQEESEEEEEEEEAAAQQ, encoded by the exons TCTGATTCTCCCACTGCCTCAGAATGTAATAGATTATTTACTGGACGATGGAACACTGGTAGTCTCTGggag tgatCACAACACACAGCGGACTCACACCAACAGCAGCGACTCGGACGCAGAGGAAGACATCCAG tggtcagatgATGAGACAACCACCACTGTCACA GCTCCCGAGTTCCCAGAATTCACCTGTAAAGTGCTGGAGGCCATAAACGCGCTGGGTGGGCGTGTCTTCCCCAAACTCAACTGGAGCGCTCCGCGG GATGCTAACTGGATCGCTCTGAACAGCTCCCTGCAGTGTCAGAGCCTCAGCGACGTCTTTCTGCTTTTCAAGAGTTCAGACTTCATCACCCACGACCTCACACAGCC ATTCCTTCAATGCAGCGACCACGACTCTCCAGATCCAGCCATCAGCTATGAG CTGGTCCTGAGGAAGTGGAGTGAGCTGATCCCTGGCGGGGAGTTTCGCTGCTTcgtcaaagaaaacaaacttatCG GAATCTCCCAGAGAGACTACACCCAGTACTACCAGCACATCTCCAAGCAGGAGCCGCAGATCAGCCAGGCGCTGCAGGAGTTCTTCAGCCAGCACATCCAGTACCACTTCCCGGACGAAGACT TTGTGTTTGACGTGTACAGAGACAGCAGG gggaGGGTGTGGCTGATCGACCTGAACCCTTTCGGAGAGGTGACAGACTCCTTGCTGTTCAGCTGGGAGGAGCTGACGTCTGGAACCagcctgtcagccaatcaggaggagggagagaccgCCCAGCAGCAG gagGGCCCGGCGTTCCGCTACACCACCAGCGAGGTGACGGTGCAGCCCAGCCCCTGTCTGAGCTACAGGATCCCGCGAGACTTCGTGGACCTTTCCACCGGAGAAGACGCTTACAAGCTCATCGACTTCCTCAAACTG AAGAAAAGCCAGCAGGAAGagtctgaggaagaggaggaggaggaggaggcggcggctcAGCAGTGA
- the cdc123 gene encoding translation initiation factor eIF2 assembly protein isoform X1 has translation MKKEQVVNCQFSVWYPIFKKHTIKSLILPLPQNVIDYLLDDGTLVVSGSDHNTQRTHTNSSDSDAEEDIQVQEEEWSDDETTTTVTAPEFPEFTCKVLEAINALGGRVFPKLNWSAPRDANWIALNSSLQCQSLSDVFLLFKSSDFITHDLTQPFLQCSDHDSPDPAISYELVLRKWSELIPGGEFRCFVKENKLIGISQRDYTQYYQHISKQEPQISQALQEFFSQHIQYHFPDEDFVFDVYRDSRGRVWLIDLNPFGEVTDSLLFSWEELTSGTSLSANQEEGETAQQQEGPAFRYTTSEVTVQPSPCLSYRIPRDFVDLSTGEDAYKLIDFLKLKKSQQEESEEEEEEEEAAAQQ, from the exons TCTGATTCTCCCACTGCCTCAGAATGTAATAGATTATTTACTGGACGATGGAACACTGGTAGTCTCTGggag tgatCACAACACACAGCGGACTCACACCAACAGCAGCGACTCGGACGCAGAGGAAGACATCCAGgtacaggaggaggaa tggtcagatgATGAGACAACCACCACTGTCACA GCTCCCGAGTTCCCAGAATTCACCTGTAAAGTGCTGGAGGCCATAAACGCGCTGGGTGGGCGTGTCTTCCCCAAACTCAACTGGAGCGCTCCGCGG GATGCTAACTGGATCGCTCTGAACAGCTCCCTGCAGTGTCAGAGCCTCAGCGACGTCTTTCTGCTTTTCAAGAGTTCAGACTTCATCACCCACGACCTCACACAGCC ATTCCTTCAATGCAGCGACCACGACTCTCCAGATCCAGCCATCAGCTATGAG CTGGTCCTGAGGAAGTGGAGTGAGCTGATCCCTGGCGGGGAGTTTCGCTGCTTcgtcaaagaaaacaaacttatCG GAATCTCCCAGAGAGACTACACCCAGTACTACCAGCACATCTCCAAGCAGGAGCCGCAGATCAGCCAGGCGCTGCAGGAGTTCTTCAGCCAGCACATCCAGTACCACTTCCCGGACGAAGACT TTGTGTTTGACGTGTACAGAGACAGCAGG gggaGGGTGTGGCTGATCGACCTGAACCCTTTCGGAGAGGTGACAGACTCCTTGCTGTTCAGCTGGGAGGAGCTGACGTCTGGAACCagcctgtcagccaatcaggaggagggagagaccgCCCAGCAGCAG gagGGCCCGGCGTTCCGCTACACCACCAGCGAGGTGACGGTGCAGCCCAGCCCCTGTCTGAGCTACAGGATCCCGCGAGACTTCGTGGACCTTTCCACCGGAGAAGACGCTTACAAGCTCATCGACTTCCTCAAACTG AAGAAAAGCCAGCAGGAAGagtctgaggaagaggaggaggaggaggaggcggcggctcAGCAGTGA